TATTATAGTTTGAAGTAGGATCCTCTCCAATTACGGAACTAGCATTACTTTTTTCAAAAGCTATTGCCTTCTGGTTTAAATTTTTCTGTGCATTAAAGTTTTTAGTTATTGCCGCTCTACGATTCCAATAAGCTTCTCTCGCTAAAGGAATATACTGTTCCAATACTTTATCAATCTTTCTTTTATCAACAAGTGTATCTAAATAATTCATTACATCAACAGGAACAGTCTCTTTAAGCTTACCCAAATTACCCCACATTTCAATCTTACTTCCTACACCTCCCAAATCAGCCCAGCCCATAAAATCTTTCGTCCCTTTTGATTTTAATTCATTTTCTTCTTTTTTAAGCTCCACTCTTTTTTCATGCAGAGCCTCTGCCATTGCTTTTTTATCTAACTGATTGATATAATCTTTTATAGCAGCTGTAGCTTCCTGCGTTTTTATTTTTTCTAAGGTAAGTCCTCGTAATCGCTCTGGGAGAATAGCATTAAGTTTATTTAAAGCCCTCTGCTGTACATCTCTAGCTTGATTTTCGTCTTTTATTATTCTAAGTAAACTCTCTATTTTAGCTTTTTCATCAGCCACTTTATTAGCGGCATTGGTCTTTACTTCATTAAGTAGCTTTTGCTTCTCTGTAGTTTCGTCTACTTTATCCGCAAATAGAGTATATGCTGTAATAGCAGCCATTACAACTGTAATTAAAATACCAAATGGATTAAGCTTTGTTACCAAATTCAACCTCTGTTGTGCCATGGTTTGCATATTGGTTGAATTAGTTAACTTCCCCAAATACAGAAGAGATTTACCTACAGCTAAATTCCATAAATCCATTAAAAATGTAGCTACCTTTGTATAAATATTATGAGCATTCTGAGCTAAACTATAGCCTACTAACTTTGCCCTAGCTTCAGTAAAAACTTTAGATGATAAGTAAATAGCCGTATTATAAGACAAAGTAGCTACTGTACCTATTACAATCATCTTAATTAAGAATACTAATACATTCCTAAATGCAGTTATCTTACCCTCCGTATCCTCAACAGCTCCTATTAACTTCCCAAAAGTTTCTATTAACCATGTAAGTGTATTAACAACAGCTTCACTGGTAAACATACTTATGAACTTTTTCCGTACTTTCTCGTAGATTGCAGCTGCATTATTATTAACCTTATTAAATTCTTCTTGGAGCGAAGTGCCTTCCTGTAGGGCTTGATTGGATAATTCTATGATATTTCTAAACTTGTCTGTATTATCTCCTGCTGCTCCTACTATAGAAGTTAAATACTGGTCATTGAGTTTTAATTTATCTAATATAGCCGCTACTTGGGTTGCATCTAAGCCCCTCATACCCTCAGAAAATTTTAAGAAAAATTCTGTAGGATTAGTATTTATTAGCTCCCTAACTTTTGCAATAGGTAAATTCATTACTTCAGCAAACCCTTGAGTATCCTGTGCTGCTCTCCTTATAAAGCTAGAGTACGCTGTAGCAGAACGCTCGGCATCTATACCACTTTCTTCAAAAGCAGCACCTAAAGCCATTGCTTCTGCAACAGTAGGTTTTAACTTTTCAGGTAATGCTCCTACCCTAGTAGCAAACTCTGCAATATTAGCTTCTGATGCCGCTCCATTTGCACCTAATTCATTAAGAGAAGAACCTATCTGATTGATAGCAGTTGCCATATCAAGGTCTTTGGTCTCTTTAAATAACCCCTTTATCTTACCTATCTTATTAGCGACCTGCTCCACTCCACCAGAAAATGAATCGCCCAATGCTACATAAGCTTTATCTACCTCTTTAGTAAAATCTTTTATCTGCTCTTTAGGAACGCCCAAACGCCCTCCTACTTCTGCTATCTTTAATAAATCTAGCTTAGAGGTCCTAGTATCAAATTCATTAAATGATTTGGTGAGTTCTTTTACAGCTTCATCTGTCATACCCGTTGTTTTAGCTACTGCTGTTTGGGCATCAGACAGCTTATTATTAAGGTCTATTGTAGATTGTATGGATATGGCTATACCTGCAAAAGTGGCTAATACCGCTGTTGCCATACCAGAATATCGGTTAAATTTATCTGCCAAACTGCTTATAGAAAACCCTGCCGATTGAGCTCCTTGCCTAAGCTCCCCTATCCTAGAGTTAATCTTTTCTAGCTCTAGCTGAGTAGATTTATAACCACTATGGTTAGGGTTCATTTGGCTAAGAGTATGTTGTAAATCTCTCGCCCTACCACGCAACTGCTGCATAGTAAGACTCATAATATCCATTGCCTTTACTTCTGCCTCTATTGCTTTTAAGTTTTCCCCATATTTTTTTGTTAAGTTTTCTAGTTCTTTTTCGGCTTTGCTGTACTCTTCAGAGTTTTTCTTTTTACTTGCCCTAAGATCTTTCATTATCTTTTTCTGCTCCTCCATACTATCACTCAGCTTATTATTAGCTCTCTCTAAAGCTAATATTCTACTTTGGGCTTCATCTCCGTTTACTACTACTTTTAGTGAAAGAATTTCGTCTGATATTTTTTTAGCCATTGCCTTTATTTTCTGCGAAATTCTGCAATACTCCGACTCCGCTGTGCCAAACTAATAAGGTAGCCTATGGAATAGGCAGTTGCTTACTGGTGGGAAATCCTGCCATATTTCCACAAATGCCTGTGTAAGGCAACCGCATTTAAGTATCTCGGCGGCGTCGGAGTCTAAAAAACACAAACCTCATTCATAAATTTATGAATGAGGTTTGTGGTCTAATTTTCAATAACTTATGAATTTACATTAAATTCATAAAGTGCTATAAGTGTTGTTTTTTCATTCTGAAAAAACTATTTTTAATCAATATAAATAACTGATTTTCAACAAAAAAAAGCGTTTAAAACAGTTGCTTTAATCATATTTTTTTCGTATTTTTACATAAGTAAAACAAACATTATGAACAAGTTACAAGAAAACGGCAAGGTTGTGAACAAAGTAGCAACTGCCACAGAAGAAAAGCAAAAAGTTAAAGTTTCTGAAGCAAATAATCTAACAAAACGGGAGCTTAACTCAAAAAAAGAAGAATTATCTAAAATTCTATCTGTACAATCTGCTGAGCAGAGAATTAAAAACTTGGATATTATCCAAAAAATGGCAGAAAAACACAAGTTCTTAAAACTTAAACGAGATTCTTTAAATGCGTTTATGGTGTCCCGTGATGGACTTAAGGAAAAACTTTTTATTATGAATGATAACGGAGAAAGTTTTGAGATAAGCAACGGCACTATAATATCCGAGCTTTTAGATGTCTGTTCTAAAAAATTGGACGATATGCTCCAAGAAAGCGAAATGCAAATACTAAATTTTCAAATATAACTAAAAAAATACCCTCTCACTGTGACGAGTGGGAGGGTTTATTTAAACTCACAGCATAGATAGTAAAACAAACACTATGAATTCAACAGCGACAAAAGTACAAAAAATTTCTGATATTGTTTTTAAAAAACTAAAACAGCAAGGATTTTCTAAATATTTTAATTGGATTGATTACCAATATTTCAAGAATATAGCAAGGAAAGAATATCACACCACACAAGAAATAGCGGATAAGATAGTAGAATTATTTATTAACTATCATAATGAATTTTCTGATTTTGCTGATTATGAATTTTAGAAAATTAAAAATATCCTATCTTTTTCAAAACAATAAAAAACGCCCTAAAATTTTACTTTCTGGAAAGTGGCTTAATACCGCAGGTTTTGAAATTGGGGAAAGCGTAAAGGTAGAAGTTTTTAAAAACAAAATTATTATCAGAAATGAAAATTAAAACATACACGGGAACTACTAGCAAAACGAAACACAAAAAAGTTTTTTACATTCAATCTCACGGATTACACGCAGGAAGACCATTAAAACAACCCATTTCAAACTGTTGGGAAGTTAGTACAGATTTACATTTCTGTTTTGAAATATTAACTATAATTTTTGAAAGTAGAATTTTGGAGACTTTTCTCATCGGCTCTGTTATACCTTTTTTAAGGCTAGAGGATTATAAGAACATTATCACTCCCATTGTAAAAAATGCCCTGCAAAACGAAAAAATTAATCATAAATACCTACAACTTGAAAAGATAGAAAAACAATTAAAAATAAGCGAAGAAAGCCAGCGTATTCTGAAAAAATTAAAACGGAGCCTATGTTTACAAGCAATAAATGAAATAAAAGAAAAAACGCCAATATAAGGCGTTTTTTTAGTTCAAAAAATTTCGCCGCTCCGCTAGGGTTCATTGAAAACCCTAGCGGAGCGGTTTACAGCGGAATATTATTTTTTTATATTTTAGTAAAGTCTTCTTTCTCTGCTAAAGCTCGGAACTGCTGCTTAACTTCTTCTGTAAAACCAAAAGATAAAGACTTTACTAAAAACTTTTTGTGTACCATTGTAGGCTTATTGTGTACTGGGTAATTCTTTTTCTTCTTCTTACCTCCTGGTATTTTCCTAGTTCCCCTAGTATAGCCTCTGCTTTTTCTAGTCTTCATATCTACAAACCTCATTGGGGCAAGAATGCGATAATCTACCGCGTTATCAGATACGCTTATACTCCCTGTATCCCATTTGGAAGAACTAAACCTATTTATCCTTCTGTGTTTTTTACTAGATTTCAGCACATCTTCTCCATACTGCTGGAGCTTAGCTTTAATAAATCGCCCTTCTATAACCCCTACATCTGTTTTTCTCTCGTCTAGTAATGCCATATCTAAAATTGTATATCTAGGCTCCAGCCATTACATTGGGATTTCTTCCACACGGGGTCAAAATCTAAGCCGTTTAAATCTAGTCTTGCCGTAGGCATATAACAAGGGTCTGAGATTTTAACTATCAACAAATCCCTTACTTTTTTCATTAAATGATAAGTTCTTTCAAAAACAGCTATAAACTCATCTTCTGTAAGTTCGGAATAGTCTGTTTTTTCTAACACCAAAATTTGAGACACCATAGTATCCTTTATAGCATCTACATTGATGGCT
This Riemerella anatipestifer DNA region includes the following protein-coding sequences:
- a CDS encoding phage tail tape measure protein, which gives rise to MAKKISDEILSLKVVVNGDEAQSRILALERANNKLSDSMEEQKKIMKDLRASKKKNSEEYSKAEKELENLTKKYGENLKAIEAEVKAMDIMSLTMQQLRGRARDLQHTLSQMNPNHSGYKSTQLELEKINSRIGELRQGAQSAGFSISSLADKFNRYSGMATAVLATFAGIAISIQSTIDLNNKLSDAQTAVAKTTGMTDEAVKELTKSFNEFDTRTSKLDLLKIAEVGGRLGVPKEQIKDFTKEVDKAYVALGDSFSGGVEQVANKIGKIKGLFKETKDLDMATAINQIGSSLNELGANGAASEANIAEFATRVGALPEKLKPTVAEAMALGAAFEESGIDAERSATAYSSFIRRAAQDTQGFAEVMNLPIAKVRELINTNPTEFFLKFSEGMRGLDATQVAAILDKLKLNDQYLTSIVGAAGDNTDKFRNIIELSNQALQEGTSLQEEFNKVNNNAAAIYEKVRKKFISMFTSEAVVNTLTWLIETFGKLIGAVEDTEGKITAFRNVLVFLIKMIVIGTVATLSYNTAIYLSSKVFTEARAKLVGYSLAQNAHNIYTKVATFLMDLWNLAVGKSLLYLGKLTNSTNMQTMAQQRLNLVTKLNPFGILITVVMAAITAYTLFADKVDETTEKQKLLNEVKTNAANKVADEKAKIESLLRIIKDENQARDVQQRALNKLNAILPERLRGLTLEKIKTQEATAAIKDYINQLDKKAMAEALHEKRVELKKEENELKSKGTKDFMGWADLGGVGSKIEMWGNLGKLKETVPVDVMNYLDTLVDKRKIDKVLEQYIPLAREAYWNRRAAITKNFNAQKNLNQKAIAFEKSNASSVIGEDPTSNYNIPNGEGGTSTKGKGRVKKTEAEKRAEREARKFEEEKRKLLELAEKFADERLKLEELEQTAKIELMKEGYEKELAIIEESERKKLAELEKQKYSQEDFKKLDEIISKSTKEEKQKFEAIKEEWKVQNQRLMNLQLQEMEITELKKQKLEEEYKEKNLKKQEENFQREIFLLRTQENEKIAELETLEQQRAFLKDKISTQELSKIRNWEDGKVAIQRYYQEKSLDLQANYLKRLIKELDSLPPANLTEAQTKALEAMKARLAEIGVELNGIKNGKEDAKFSSLSNFGGQADIFGLTPEQWEAMFENTDKLEVKIQKIGAALEVAKNIMATYHAYTKANQEAELRRYEVASERKKKKLQAELDAGIISQQEYKHKTIAIENELAIKKWQLEVDEAKREKDMKKGEIVTKTAMGIMSIWEKHSANPILAGILTAAVTALGGVQYATVAKQPLPAPPSIVGAESGYYPVKRVQDGKLFRAKKTESKSGIYDEPTMLVGEQGKNFPELVVSGRAMKRIDPKLKNDFMREVYRVEGFENGKYPQLPHNTPDYTEEILSLLKRNTQILEKIEREGVRGVFEKSARMGKELEDMQKDYRRIVEKNKH
- a CDS encoding SymE family type I addiction module toxin, whose protein sequence is MNFRKLKISYLFQNNKKRPKILLSGKWLNTAGFEIGESVKVEVFKNKIIIRNEN
- a CDS encoding DUF6943 family protein → MKIKTYTGTTSKTKHKKVFYIQSHGLHAGRPLKQPISNCWEVSTDLHFCFEILTIIFESRILETFLIGSVIPFLRLEDYKNIITPIVKNALQNEKINHKYLQLEKIEKQLKISEESQRILKKLKRSLCLQAINEIKEKTPI